tttaaaaccttgCATGGAACCAATTGTTGAGTCTTGATATTAGTTTGATTACATGTTAGGTACACcaaaacattttaatatatgAATAATATAGTACATACATATGACTttctaaaattacattttgtagtATCACTTTTGGAGTAAATGTGATGTTTGTCGATGCACTTAAACCAGAGAAAAGCTGAGATCAAATGAGACTGATTACCTCtgtgagacccacaatagacctgtttttgtcttcattAGGGgtgtccagggggtctttaaggGGGGATAGCAGGTCTACAGTAGATGTTCCATAGAAGAGCGGAGAATTTACATGATTCGCCATTGAAAGACAAACTGTTGTTGACTGTACTTGgtccaatctgccccaaacttGATCTACTTCATAAGAGTTCAGGcctgaggacatttacatgGCAATATTGATTCATAGTCACAGCCCtacctactggcaacaggaagtcagcgatATGTGAAAAACATAATCTGATTCATGAAATTTACATTGTGTGGTCTACACTTGATAATGATCAACATGATGAATGTTTAACTGTGTTCACTAGCGCCTCATAGTGGACACAGGAAAAGGTGAAAAATTGCAATACGTAATTTCCTGTCCCACTCAGTACACACAGGAAATAACGTCTAACTTGTGCATGCAGTGTCCGATGGTCACTGAAATGTACAGGTATGTTGTCCGGCAtcccgccagtacccccgaTGCACCAGGAGGGGCGAGGGCCCGctcatcgctgctcgcagctttaattcagattttttatctgtgtctgttctgttttacatttttcattgttgaagatttggcaaataaaaaaaatccatcttaGAAACAAACTTGTTGAAATTCTCAGTTTGCAGCTAAAGTATGTTTCCCCGTCATCACACCCCCCTACAATTTAACTTACAAGAATAATAACATAATGGTCTTAGAAAAATAATATACCAtctgaaatgaaaaacaacaaagtgATGTGACATCATTAAACAGTGATTCGATAAGAGGACCATCTGCAGAAGTATAAAGCTCTGCCCATCACAGGAGAAACACCTGTTGGTCAGCGATAGAAGAGCTCATCACAGCATacatgttagtgtgtgtgcctgtttgtACAAAACGTGTCATTGTGCCTATgtcatgtttctgtttgtgttttttttgggagCCTTTGGAGCAGAGGAAGACATGGTGCTCTGTGAGATGCTGGGGAGGCCAGAGTTTCCTCTGTTGTCTAAGGAAGGAGATATCACTATTGGAGGAGTTTTCTACATCCAAAAAGAAATGATGAAGCCTTCGCTTTCCTTCACAGATGCTCCAGAACCTCTCATATGCTCCAGGTTCTGTTTGTTGTCTCCTTTCTCATTGGTTTTGATTTAAGTCGAAAAGCCGTTAGTTAAAactgttctctctcctttcaGGATGAAAATGAGACAATTTCACTTCGTCCAAACAATGATTTTTGCCATACAGGAGATCAACAATAGCAGCTCTCTGCTGCCTAATATCTCAATTGGTTATACGGTGTTTGACAACTGTGCTTCAACACTGTATTCTTCAAGTGTGGTGATGGGTCTAATAAATGGGCAGGAAAGGACTTTGGGTCAAACCTGCTCTGGCCAGTCATCTGTTCATGCCATCATCGGACCCTCCGATTCCTCCTCATCCATTGGGATGCTACAAATTGCAGGGCTTTTCCAAATACCATTGGTAAATATGTgtcatatttttaataatatttttaccATGTTCTGAAGCAGAACTTAACTGGGCTGCAGTGGGTAGGCAGTGAGTCTTGGATTACGGAAAGTCCTCTGGCCACCAAGGGGTACTCGGGAATCCTGACAGGATCTCTGGGCTTCACCCTTCGAAAAGCAAAGATCCCAGGCCTGAGAGAATTTCTTTTGCAGGTTAACCCAAGTCAAGACCCTCATAATAATCTGGTGAGAGAGTTCTGGGAAGCCACATTTGGTTGCAGTTTCCAACCCAGTCTGCATGGTCAGTCCCAGTGCTCTGGTTCTGAAAGACTAGAGGACATCAACAATCCTTTCACAGATGTGTCAGAACTAAGGATATCCAACAATGTGTATAAGGCTGTGTATGCTGTGGCTCATGCCTTGCATAACATGTTGAAATGTGGACAAAGTGGTGAAGCGGTGAATCAGTCCTGTATCTGGAAAGATTTTTTAGAGCCAAAAGAGGTTAGAGGTCGCCTTCAAGACTtgagtaaacattttaaataaaaacccTGTACTTTAAATTATTCACCATTATTATCTGTTGGTAGCTTGTGAAACACCTCCAAGATGTGAATTTCACCCTTCAGTCAGGAGAAACTGTGGGTTTTGATGAAAACGGAGACCCTGCAGCAACTTATGAGCTGTTGAACTGGAAAAGAAACCAAGCAGGAGATACTGTGTTTGTGGCTGTAGGGAGCTACGATGCCTCACTACCGAATGGAAAGCAGTTTATCATGAACGGAATAAACACAACATGGGCTGCCGGATCCCCAAAGGTACCAAACAAACATGTTAGGTATGAAATAGGCTACACATTGTGGAGGTTGATTTTAAAAGTATTATCTGTGATTCCCATCATTAAAAATAGGTACATTCTGTATTGTTTAGGAAGTcatataaaagtaaaaacatgaCATGCCAAGTGCACAGAGTTTTACTTCTGATGTATATTGATGTCCAAGATCAAGGTATAAAGCTTAAACTAGTTTTTAGGAACCCTAGAAAAGACCCTAATGCTGATTAAATCAAACCAATTAAATTAAAGCTGCTGTCAGTAACTTTCAGCAAATTTgataaaaagttaattttataatactgtcactatatcctgacaataatACATGAGACAGattatttgtgaaaaaaaatgattcttCTTCTGCATAGTCCTAGTGCCTCTAATAGCATTTGAAATTTCCTACCgtgcccaaaaaaaacaaccaatcagagccaaggagTCTCTAGAGCCGCTGTCAGTCACTGCTCGCGAAattcgcgaactccgatcaaacagtcaaactaggcagcgctgatcaaacatactctagagactcctcggctctgattggctgtcttCCTTCAGTGCTTTGAAATCTAGAAAAATCATAAGCAGAGCAGTACACAAAgtaatatgaatattttttcttttcagattatctgtctcatgcacctCTGTCAGTGTATAGTCACCGTtatataaaactttttttatcatattttctcaaagttACAGACTGTAATTTTAAGTATTTAGACTACAAGGCAACAAACTATGAGTAACTGAGGAGTTATGGTGTTGTTACAGAGGCCACAGTCTGTCTGCAGTGAGAGTTGTCTGCCAGGTTTCCGGCAGGCTGTGATTAAAGGCAAACCCATCTGCTGTTTCTCCTGCATCGCCTGTGCTGATGGAGAGATCAGCAACTCCAGCAGTGAGTAGATCTGTAATTTATAATGTAATATTCTTACGAAATCAATGCTTTCCAGTATCTTTATAAGTCACTAAATACAGCAGGTGCTTATTTTAATATGAGCTCTGCTCTAATAACTCGCAGCTGACAGCATGAACACATTTCAGCGTTCCATGTTTTCCATTCAGATTCTGCCG
The Sebastes fasciatus isolate fSebFas1 chromosome 7, fSebFas1.pri, whole genome shotgun sequence genome window above contains:
- the LOC141770866 gene encoding extracellular calcium-sensing receptor-like, with protein sequence MFLFVFFLGAFGAEEDMVLCEMLGRPEFPLLSKEGDITIGGVFYIQKEMMKPSLSFTDAPEPLICSRMKMRQFHFVQTMIFAIQEINNSSSLLPNISIGYTVFDNCASTLYSSSVVMGLINGQERTLGQTCSGQSSVHAIIGPSDSSSSIGMLQIAGLFQIPLQNLTGLQWVGSESWITESPLATKGYSGILTGSLGFTLRKAKIPGLREFLLQVNPSQDPHNNLVREFWEATFGCSFQPSLHGQSQCSGSERLEDINNPFTDVSELRISNNVYKAVYAVAHALHNMLKCGQSGEAVNQSCIWKDFLEPKELVKHLQDVNFTLQSGETVGFDENGDPAATYELLNWKRNQAGDTVFVAVGSYDASLPNGKQFIMNGINTTWAAGSPKRPQSVCSESCLPGFRQAVIKGKPICCFSCIACADGEISNSSNSAECSQCPLEYWSNEDHSQCVPKVIEFLSYGETMGALLAAFSLVGASLTLGISCVFFRFRHTPLIKASNSELSFLLLFSLTLCFLCSLTFIGRPSEWSCMLRHTAFGITFVLCMSCILAKTMAVVNAFNANRPSNTVLQCSAPLQRTSVLSCTLLQVLVCVLWLTLAPPFPYKNTDHATERIILECDLGSPIGFWAVLGYIGLLAVLCFVFAFLARKLPDNFNEAKFITFSMLIFCAVWITFIPAYVSSPGKFTVAVEIFAILASSYGLLLCIFAPKCFIIVLKPELNTKKHLMGKTGSH